In Phaeobacter porticola, one DNA window encodes the following:
- a CDS encoding Hint domain-containing protein, with product MQNLIINGTFDSGSANWGGTDLETSYTENAYLGNGSSNRVAEMDGQSGQTTIMEQSFTVNNPIQTALTLDAALRTASLNQAGTEGFTVEILDAGGAVIASMSVLPTTNSFTQASLNVDFPSAGQYTLRLTELGSDNSLGAIVDNISLMVCFCNGTLIETAEGPRAIETLTPGTVILTENGPRPLRWIGKRSVSPAQMADNAKLCPVRIEAGALGPGLPSQPLQVSRQHRMLIRSRVAKRMFGQFEVLIPAIRLTALPGIYVNEDRAAVTYYHMLFDNHEIVFANGAPSESLLVTEQSLAALSPAAQEELTLLFPDLICGTRHCTESARPIPPHARQKRLVARIGKNNRAALDAI from the coding sequence ATGCAGAACTTGATCATAAATGGAACCTTCGACAGCGGATCTGCCAACTGGGGCGGCACCGACCTTGAGACCAGCTACACCGAGAACGCCTATCTCGGGAACGGCTCGTCCAATCGCGTTGCTGAGATGGACGGACAATCCGGCCAGACGACGATCATGGAGCAATCTTTCACCGTCAACAATCCAATCCAGACCGCGTTGACACTGGATGCCGCCCTACGCACAGCATCGCTGAACCAGGCCGGAACCGAAGGGTTCACCGTTGAAATTCTGGATGCGGGCGGGGCCGTTATCGCGTCGATGTCGGTATTGCCAACCACCAACAGCTTCACCCAGGCCAGTCTGAATGTCGATTTTCCCAGTGCGGGCCAATACACCCTGCGCCTGACAGAACTGGGCAGCGACAACAGTCTGGGCGCAATCGTTGACAATATTTCGCTGATGGTCTGCTTCTGCAATGGCACGCTGATCGAAACGGCTGAGGGCCCCCGCGCAATAGAGACATTGACGCCAGGGACTGTCATCCTGACCGAAAATGGACCGCGACCGTTGCGCTGGATCGGCAAGCGCAGCGTGTCGCCAGCACAGATGGCAGACAACGCCAAGCTCTGCCCGGTTCGGATCGAAGCAGGCGCGCTTGGCCCCGGACTGCCAAGTCAGCCGCTACAGGTCTCACGCCAGCATCGCATGCTGATCCGCTCGCGCGTGGCGAAGCGCATGTTTGGTCAATTCGAAGTGCTGATCCCAGCCATTCGCCTGACCGCCCTGCCCGGCATCTACGTCAACGAAGACCGCGCAGCTGTCACCTACTACCATATGCTGTTCGACAACCACGAGATCGTATTTGCAAATGGCGCGCCGAGTGAAAGCCTGCTGGTCACCGAACAGTCGCTCGCCGCCTTGTCGCCTGCCGCACAAGAAGAGCTGACACTGCTTTTCCCGGATCTGATCTGCGGCACAAGGCATTGCACCGAAAGCGCCAGACCCATCCCGCCGCATGCCAGACAAAAGCGGCTTGTTGCGCGGATCGGCAAGAACAATCGCGCCGCGCTGGATGCCATCTGA
- a CDS encoding isovaleryl-CoA dehydrogenase: protein MFNASMTFDLGEDVNALRDMVHRWAQERVRPMAQEIDQKNEFPAELWQEMGELGLLGITVPEEFGGAGMSYLAHTVAVEEIARASASVSLSYGAHSNLCVNQIKLNGNAEQKAKYLPRLVSGEHVGALAMSEAGAGSDVVSMSLRAEKRNDHYRLNGNKYWITNGPDADTLVVYAKTDPDAGSKGMTAFLIEKEMKGFSTSQHFDKLGMRGSNTAELVFEDVEVPFENVLGEEGKGVRVLMSGLDYERVVLAGIGTGIMAACMDEMMPYMKERKQFGQPIGNFQLMQGKIADMYTAMNTARSYVYEVAKACDKGTVTRQDAAACCLYASEVAMTQAHQAVQAFGGAGYLSDNPVGRIFRDAKLMEIGAGTSEIRRMLIGRELMSQM from the coding sequence ATGTTCAACGCAAGCATGACCTTTGATCTGGGCGAAGATGTGAATGCCCTGCGCGACATGGTGCACCGCTGGGCGCAAGAGCGCGTCCGCCCGATGGCGCAGGAGATTGATCAGAAAAACGAATTTCCGGCAGAGCTCTGGCAGGAGATGGGGGAGCTGGGTCTTCTCGGCATCACCGTGCCTGAGGAGTTCGGCGGCGCTGGCATGTCCTACCTGGCCCATACCGTCGCCGTTGAGGAAATCGCGCGAGCCAGTGCTTCGGTGTCGCTCTCCTATGGTGCGCATTCGAATCTTTGTGTCAATCAGATCAAATTGAACGGCAATGCTGAGCAGAAGGCCAAATACCTGCCGCGACTGGTTTCAGGCGAGCATGTTGGCGCGCTGGCAATGTCCGAGGCGGGCGCCGGCTCGGACGTCGTCTCGATGTCCTTGCGTGCAGAGAAGCGTAATGACCACTACCGTCTGAACGGCAACAAATACTGGATCACCAATGGTCCCGATGCGGACACGCTGGTGGTCTACGCTAAGACGGACCCGGATGCAGGCTCCAAGGGTATGACGGCCTTCCTGATTGAGAAAGAGATGAAAGGATTCTCCACCTCGCAGCATTTCGACAAGCTGGGGATGCGTGGCTCTAACACCGCCGAGCTGGTTTTCGAAGACGTGGAAGTCCCTTTTGAAAACGTGCTGGGCGAAGAGGGTAAGGGCGTGCGCGTCCTGATGTCCGGTCTCGACTATGAGCGCGTGGTGCTGGCCGGGATTGGTACCGGTATCATGGCGGCCTGCATGGATGAGATGATGCCCTATATGAAAGAGCGCAAGCAGTTCGGCCAGCCCATCGGGAACTTCCAGCTGATGCAGGGCAAGATCGCGGATATGTACACTGCGATGAACACGGCCCGTTCCTATGTTTATGAGGTTGCGAAGGCTTGCGACAAGGGCACCGTGACCCGTCAGGATGCGGCAGCCTGCTGCCTTTATGCGTCCGAGGTTGCGATGACCCAGGCGCATCAGGCGGTGCAGGCCTTTGGTGGTGCCGGCTATCTCTCTGACAACCCGGTTGGTCGGATTTTCCGCGATGCCAAGCTGATGGAGATCGGTGCGGGCACGTCGGAAATCCGCCGGATGCTGATCGGTCGTGAATTGATGAGCCAGATGTAA
- a CDS encoding OmpW/AlkL family protein, whose amino-acid sequence MTRMVSALALSAALAALAGPALAQSQGDWTLGVGIANVNPKSDNGTVAGAAATIDDDTALTFTAEYFIRDNIGIELLAASPFEHDISLNGAYTATTKHLPPTLSVNYHFPTQTKFKPFVGIGINYTTFFEESSPAGVISLDDSVGLALNLGADWQISDRGALRVNVRYMDIETDVTLNGAKIGTAEIDPVTVGFGYVHRF is encoded by the coding sequence ATGACCCGTATGGTTTCCGCCCTGGCTCTTAGCGCTGCACTTGCAGCTCTGGCCGGCCCCGCCCTTGCACAGTCCCAGGGGGATTGGACCCTTGGCGTCGGTATCGCCAACGTCAATCCGAAGTCCGACAACGGCACCGTTGCCGGCGCAGCTGCGACAATTGATGACGATACCGCACTGACCTTCACTGCGGAGTATTTCATCCGCGACAACATCGGCATCGAACTTCTTGCCGCCAGCCCGTTCGAACATGATATCTCCTTGAACGGCGCCTATACCGCGACCACCAAGCACCTGCCGCCGACCCTGTCGGTCAACTACCACTTCCCGACACAGACCAAGTTCAAACCCTTTGTCGGCATCGGCATCAACTACACGACCTTCTTCGAGGAAAGCTCCCCCGCAGGTGTGATCTCGCTTGATGACAGTGTCGGACTGGCACTGAACCTTGGTGCGGACTGGCAGATCTCTGATCGCGGCGCACTGCGGGTGAACGTCCGCTACATGGACATCGAAACCGATGTGACCCTCAACGGCGCCAAAATCGGCACCGCCGAAATCGATCCGGTCACTGTTGGCTTTGGCTACGTTCACCGCTTCTGA
- a CDS encoding AMP-binding protein, producing the protein MSSVVGHTLYQGLRTDGAWQFPSCLNMAAQALDHPDEQVALIDLTTGKRRDVRYGELRQMVDVMARDLMRRVQPGDRVGVLLSQSVDCAVAHLAIWKIGAISVPLFKLFQHDALASRIGDAGVELVLTDGAGGAQLGTLAQPVLVADVLSASTSQSGHLLPYAETTPETPAVLIYTSGTTGSAKGALHGHRVLSGHLPGVAISHDHLGQPGDCLWTPADWAWIGGLFDVLMPGLALGVPVVAARLDKFTPEACAEIIRQGDVRNAFFPPTALRLLKAAGQGLDGLRSVASGGEPLGAEMLAWGQRHLGVTINEFYGQTECNMTVSSCAADFPVRPGCIGKPVPGCVVEVIDTDGTPTKGEGDVAVRRGAASMMLEYWNRPDATAEKFRGDWLVTGDRGIWEGGYLRFVGREDDVITSAGYRIGPAEIEDCLMTHPAVATVGVVGKPDELRTEIVKAYVVLKPGHSPAEKDLQDYVKQRLAQYSYPREVEFLDALPMTVTGKVIRKDLKARAAEEGK; encoded by the coding sequence ATGAGCAGCGTGGTTGGACATACATTGTACCAGGGATTGCGCACGGATGGCGCATGGCAATTTCCGTCCTGCCTGAACATGGCGGCGCAGGCGCTGGATCATCCGGATGAGCAGGTCGCCCTCATTGATCTGACCACCGGGAAGCGGCGGGATGTCCGCTATGGCGAACTGCGGCAGATGGTCGATGTGATGGCGCGCGATCTGATGCGGCGAGTGCAGCCCGGCGACCGTGTTGGTGTGTTGCTCAGCCAATCTGTCGACTGCGCCGTAGCACATCTCGCGATATGGAAAATCGGTGCCATTTCAGTGCCGTTGTTCAAGCTGTTCCAGCATGACGCGCTGGCTTCGCGTATCGGCGATGCAGGGGTGGAACTGGTGCTGACTGATGGTGCAGGCGGTGCGCAGCTCGGGACATTGGCGCAACCAGTGCTGGTGGCGGATGTCCTGTCCGCAAGCACGAGCCAAAGCGGCCACCTCCTCCCATATGCGGAAACCACGCCGGAGACTCCGGCAGTGCTCATCTACACGTCCGGCACCACGGGCAGCGCCAAGGGCGCGCTGCATGGCCACCGCGTCCTCTCCGGCCATTTGCCGGGCGTGGCCATCAGCCATGATCATCTCGGCCAGCCGGGGGATTGCCTCTGGACCCCAGCCGACTGGGCATGGATCGGCGGCCTGTTCGACGTGCTGATGCCGGGTCTGGCGCTGGGCGTGCCGGTTGTCGCCGCCCGGCTGGACAAATTTACGCCGGAGGCCTGCGCCGAAATTATTCGTCAGGGCGATGTGCGAAATGCCTTCTTTCCTCCCACAGCTCTGCGCTTACTGAAGGCGGCGGGGCAGGGGCTCGACGGTCTGCGCTCGGTCGCATCCGGAGGAGAGCCCCTGGGCGCAGAGATGCTCGCCTGGGGCCAGCGTCACCTGGGCGTGACCATCAATGAATTCTACGGCCAGACCGAATGCAACATGACGGTGTCCTCCTGCGCCGCTGATTTCCCCGTGCGGCCGGGCTGCATCGGCAAGCCGGTTCCGGGATGTGTGGTTGAGGTGATAGACACCGACGGCACCCCCACCAAAGGTGAAGGCGATGTCGCCGTGCGCCGGGGAGCTGCCTCGATGATGCTGGAGTACTGGAACCGCCCTGATGCGACGGCTGAGAAATTTCGCGGCGACTGGCTGGTCACCGGAGATCGTGGCATCTGGGAGGGTGGCTATCTGCGCTTTGTTGGGCGCGAGGATGACGTTATTACCTCTGCTGGTTATCGCATTGGCCCGGCGGAGATTGAGGATTGTCTGATGACCCATCCGGCGGTGGCGACTGTGGGTGTGGTGGGTAAGCCGGACGAGCTGCGCACCGAAATCGTGAAGGCCTATGTGGTGCTGAAACCCGGTCATTCTCCGGCGGAGAAAGATCTGCAAGACTACGTCAAGCAGCGCCTCGCCCAATACTCCTATCCCCGCGAGGTGGAATTTCTGGATGCGTTACCGATGACCGTGACCGGCAAGGTCATCCGCAAGGATCTGAAGGCGCGGGCTGCGGAGGAGGGGAAGTGA
- a CDS encoding carboxyl transferase domain-containing protein, protein MKLTSKAMPSSEGFKQNRAAHLDALAQISEAAEAARMGGGEKSRARHEGRGKMLPRRRVANLLDPGSPFLEIGATAAHGMYDGVAPAAGVIAGIGRVHGQEVMVVCNDATVKGGTYYPMTVKKHLRAQEIAEENRLPCIYLVDSGGANLPNQDEVFPDRDHFGRIFYNQARMSAKGIPQIAVVMGSCTAGGAYVPAMSDVTIIVKEQGTIFLAGPPLVKAATGEVVSAEELGGGDVHTRLSGVADYLAEDDAHALALARRAVQSLNITKPLTVNWASPEEPAYDPEEILGVVPGDLRTPYDIREVIARLVDGSRFDEFKPRFGETLVTGFAHLKGCPIGIIANNGVLFSEAAQKGAHFVELCSQRKIPLVFLQNITGFMVGRKYENEGIARHGAKMVTAVATTNVPKVTMLVGGSFGAGNYGMSGRAYQPRFLWSWPNSRISVMGGEQAAGVLATVKRDAIERQGGSWSTEEEASFKQPTIDMFEEQSHPLYASARLWDDGIIDPRKSRDVLAMSLSAALNAPIEETKFGVFRM, encoded by the coding sequence ATGAAACTCACATCCAAGGCGATGCCTTCCTCTGAAGGCTTCAAACAGAACCGCGCGGCGCATCTGGATGCGCTGGCGCAGATCAGCGAGGCGGCAGAGGCCGCGCGCATGGGCGGCGGCGAGAAATCCCGTGCCCGCCACGAAGGCCGCGGCAAGATGCTGCCGCGCCGGCGGGTGGCGAACCTGTTGGACCCCGGCTCTCCGTTTCTGGAGATCGGTGCCACTGCAGCGCATGGTATGTATGATGGGGTTGCTCCTGCGGCGGGCGTGATCGCGGGCATCGGCCGGGTGCACGGCCAAGAGGTCATGGTGGTCTGCAACGACGCCACCGTGAAAGGTGGTACCTACTACCCGATGACGGTCAAGAAACACCTGCGCGCGCAGGAGATTGCCGAGGAGAACCGTCTCCCCTGCATCTATCTGGTCGACTCAGGCGGGGCCAATCTGCCTAATCAGGATGAGGTATTTCCTGACCGCGACCATTTCGGACGTATCTTCTACAATCAGGCGCGGATGTCGGCCAAAGGCATCCCGCAGATTGCCGTCGTCATGGGCTCCTGCACGGCAGGCGGCGCTTATGTGCCCGCCATGTCGGATGTGACCATTATCGTGAAGGAGCAGGGCACCATCTTCCTCGCCGGTCCGCCGCTGGTGAAGGCCGCCACGGGGGAGGTTGTCAGTGCCGAGGAGCTGGGCGGTGGCGATGTGCACACCCGCCTGTCCGGCGTAGCCGATTACCTGGCCGAAGACGACGCCCACGCGCTGGCGCTGGCGCGGCGTGCGGTGCAGTCGCTGAATATCACCAAGCCGCTGACGGTGAACTGGGCCAGCCCGGAAGAGCCGGCTTACGACCCCGAGGAAATCCTCGGCGTGGTGCCCGGTGATCTGCGCACGCCGTATGACATCCGAGAGGTAATCGCGCGGCTGGTCGACGGTTCCCGCTTTGACGAATTTAAACCACGGTTCGGCGAGACGCTGGTGACCGGTTTTGCCCACCTCAAGGGCTGTCCGATCGGCATCATCGCAAACAATGGCGTGCTGTTTTCCGAAGCCGCCCAGAAAGGCGCGCATTTCGTCGAACTGTGCAGCCAGCGCAAGATCCCGCTGGTCTTTCTGCAGAATATCACCGGCTTCATGGTGGGGCGCAAATACGAAAACGAAGGCATCGCCCGTCACGGCGCCAAGATGGTGACGGCGGTGGCCACCACCAATGTGCCAAAAGTGACCATGCTGGTCGGCGGCTCCTTCGGAGCGGGCAACTACGGCATGTCGGGCCGGGCTTATCAGCCGCGTTTCCTGTGGTCCTGGCCCAACTCCCGCATCTCGGTGATGGGCGGCGAGCAGGCGGCAGGGGTGCTGGCGACAGTGAAGCGCGATGCCATCGAACGCCAGGGCGGCAGCTGGAGCACTGAGGAAGAAGCGTCCTTCAAACAGCCAACCATCGATATGTTCGAGGAGCAGAGCCACCCGCTTTATGCCTCCGCGCGGCTATGGGACGATGGTATCATCGATCCACGCAAGAGCCGGGATGTGCTGGCGATGTCACTTTCGGCAGCACTGAATGCGCCCATCGAGGAAACCAAATTCGGCGTCTTCCGGATGTAA
- a CDS encoding acetyl/propionyl/methylcrotonyl-CoA carboxylase subunit alpha, with product MFDKILIANRGEIACRVMETAHAMGLRTVAVYSDADATAKHVQMADEAVHIGGPAPADSYLRGEEIIRVALKVGAKAIHPGYGFLSENPDFVDAVEAAGLVFVGPSADAIRKMGLKDAAKALMQEAGVPVVPGYHGRNQDAGFLAAEADKIGYPVLIKAVAGGGGKGMRLVEKPADFADALASAQGEATTAFGNPDVLIEKYIQQPRHIEVQVFGDGSQAVHLFERDCSLQRRHQKVIEEAPAPGMTEDMRAAMGSAAVRAAEAIGYKGAGTVEFIVDGSKGLRSDGFWFMEMNTRLQVEHPVSELITGIDLVAWQLRVAAGESLPKQQGDLTITGHAFEARLYAEDVPKGFLPATGTLSHLSFPADCRADSGVRSGDTISPWYDPMIAKVIVHGSTRAVALSKLLRALEQTEVAGTVTNLAFLAALAAHDGFGKGEVDTGLIARDLDALTSAPDGSAEQWIAAAMCGLNLHQPTADSGFTLWAPLRHAVQLSHGEDLLDISVEVLSPSLQRWQLGDVQHEVAHDGAIWRLNSQPLPNVARAGDRLTVFGRHSVVFDLVDPLDRAASAGGDTNVIEAPMPGLVKAVFAKAGDEVKEGDRLAILEAMKMEHSLLAARDGIVAEVLAQAGDQVEAGAALVRLEEPDS from the coding sequence ATGTTTGATAAAATCCTGATTGCAAACCGCGGCGAAATCGCCTGCCGCGTTATGGAAACCGCGCATGCCATGGGCCTGCGCACCGTGGCGGTCTATTCCGATGCCGATGCGACAGCAAAGCATGTGCAGATGGCAGATGAGGCGGTGCATATCGGTGGACCAGCCCCTGCGGACAGCTATCTTCGCGGCGAAGAGATTATCCGCGTTGCGCTCAAGGTGGGCGCCAAGGCGATCCACCCCGGCTACGGGTTTCTCTCTGAAAACCCGGATTTTGTGGACGCGGTAGAGGCCGCAGGGCTGGTTTTTGTGGGGCCCTCAGCGGATGCCATCCGCAAAATGGGGTTGAAAGACGCCGCCAAGGCGCTGATGCAGGAAGCAGGCGTGCCGGTGGTGCCAGGGTATCACGGCCGCAATCAAGACGCCGGTTTCCTAGCCGCAGAAGCAGATAAGATCGGATATCCTGTATTGATCAAGGCCGTCGCCGGTGGTGGTGGCAAAGGTATGCGGCTGGTTGAAAAGCCGGCGGATTTTGCCGATGCACTGGCCAGCGCACAAGGGGAGGCGACCACCGCCTTTGGCAACCCAGACGTGTTGATTGAGAAGTACATCCAGCAACCTCGCCATATCGAGGTTCAGGTTTTTGGCGATGGCAGCCAGGCTGTGCATCTCTTCGAACGGGACTGCTCGCTTCAGCGTCGCCACCAAAAGGTGATCGAAGAAGCTCCTGCGCCTGGCATGACCGAGGACATGCGTGCGGCCATGGGGTCCGCCGCAGTGCGCGCAGCCGAGGCGATTGGCTACAAGGGGGCAGGTACGGTTGAGTTCATCGTCGATGGATCCAAGGGCCTGCGCTCGGATGGGTTCTGGTTCATGGAGATGAATACCCGCCTCCAAGTTGAACACCCGGTCAGTGAACTGATCACCGGTATTGATCTGGTGGCATGGCAGCTGCGGGTGGCCGCAGGCGAAAGCCTACCCAAACAGCAGGGAGACCTGACGATCACGGGCCACGCGTTTGAGGCAAGGCTTTATGCTGAAGACGTGCCAAAAGGATTTCTACCGGCTACCGGCACGCTGTCCCATCTGTCCTTCCCTGCGGATTGCCGTGCGGATAGCGGTGTGCGCAGTGGTGACACCATCAGTCCCTGGTACGATCCTATGATCGCCAAAGTCATTGTGCATGGCTCCACCCGCGCTGTGGCCCTGTCAAAACTGCTTCGCGCGCTGGAGCAGACCGAAGTTGCAGGCACGGTCACCAATCTGGCCTTTCTTGCCGCCTTGGCTGCACATGACGGATTTGGCAAGGGTGAGGTCGATACGGGCCTAATTGCGCGGGATCTGGATGCGCTGACATCGGCGCCTGACGGTTCGGCTGAACAATGGATCGCCGCTGCCATGTGCGGGCTGAACCTGCACCAGCCAACGGCTGACAGCGGTTTCACCCTCTGGGCGCCCTTGCGCCATGCTGTGCAGCTCAGCCATGGTGAGGATCTTCTTGATATCTCAGTTGAGGTATTGAGCCCAAGTCTGCAACGCTGGCAACTTGGTGATGTGCAGCATGAGGTGGCGCATGACGGGGCTATCTGGCGGCTGAACAGCCAACCGCTCCCAAATGTGGCGCGCGCCGGTGACAGGCTGACTGTCTTTGGTCGTCACAGCGTGGTGTTTGATCTGGTTGATCCTCTGGATCGTGCGGCATCGGCTGGTGGCGACACCAACGTGATCGAGGCCCCGATGCCGGGTCTGGTCAAGGCGGTTTTTGCCAAAGCGGGGGATGAGGTCAAAGAAGGTGACAGACTGGCTATCCTTGAGGCGATGAAAATGGAACACTCGCTCTTGGCGGCCCGCGATGGCATCGTGGCCGAGGTGCTGGCTCAGGCCGGCGATCAGGTCGAAGCCGGGGCTGCACTTGTTCGCTTGGAAGAGCCGGACAGCTGA
- a CDS encoding hydroxymethylglutaryl-CoA lyase yields MSERVEIFEVGPRDGLQNEKRDIPVAEKIALIDRLTDAGFRRIEVASFVSPKWVPQMAGSAEVLAGISRKGDVRYAALTPNMRGYEDALTAKADEISVFASASEGFSKANINASVAESIERFTPIIEAARHIDLPVRGYISCVTECPFDGPTDPDAVAALADRLFSMGCYEISLGDTIGQATPDSIARMLLAVRERVPVSRLAGHYHDTAGRAIDNIDASLSLGVRVFDAAVGGLGGCPYAPGAAGNVATEAVHDHLSRLGYETGLNGDVLQDAADMARAMRSDAG; encoded by the coding sequence ATGAGCGAGCGCGTAGAAATTTTCGAAGTCGGCCCGCGGGACGGATTGCAGAATGAAAAGCGCGACATTCCCGTCGCAGAGAAAATTGCCCTGATTGACCGGCTGACAGACGCGGGGTTCCGCCGAATTGAGGTGGCGAGTTTTGTTTCCCCCAAATGGGTGCCACAAATGGCAGGTTCTGCCGAGGTGCTTGCGGGTATCAGCCGCAAAGGGGATGTCCGCTATGCAGCTTTGACTCCGAATATGCGGGGCTATGAAGATGCGTTGACTGCCAAGGCGGATGAAATCTCGGTCTTTGCTTCGGCGTCCGAGGGCTTCTCCAAAGCCAATATCAACGCCAGTGTTGCGGAATCAATCGAACGGTTTACCCCAATCATCGAGGCTGCGCGCCATATCGACTTGCCGGTAAGGGGCTATATCTCCTGCGTAACCGAGTGCCCCTTTGATGGGCCGACGGATCCGGATGCGGTCGCAGCGCTGGCGGATCGGCTGTTCTCGATGGGCTGTTATGAAATTTCGCTGGGCGATACCATCGGGCAGGCCACACCCGATTCCATCGCCCGGATGCTGCTTGCGGTGCGTGAACGGGTACCGGTGAGTCGGCTGGCCGGTCATTATCACGACACGGCTGGGCGGGCGATTGACAACATTGATGCGTCTTTGTCGCTGGGGGTCCGGGTCTTCGACGCGGCTGTTGGCGGGTTGGGGGGCTGTCCTTATGCGCCGGGCGCTGCCGGTAATGTTGCCACCGAGGCGGTGCACGATCATCTTAGCCGCCTTGGATATGAGACCGGACTGAACGGTGATGTGCTACAAGATGCAGCTGATATGGCACGGGCGATGCGCAGCGATGCGGGCTGA
- a CDS encoding crotonase/enoyl-CoA hydratase family protein has product MYNTITLATDDRGVATLTLNRPEKHNAMSGEMLQELKAAAAALAKDRSVRVVVLTGAGKSFCAGGDLGWMQAQMTADAETRGREARVLAEMLMAINTLPQPVIGAIQGNAFGGGVGMASVCDVAIGADHIKMGLTETRLGLIPATIGPYVVARMGEARARRVFMSARLFDAGEAVDLGILAKAVPAANLAAAVEAEVSPYLSCAPEAVGAAKALVRDLGPKIDDTVIDHTISALVERWEGREAPEGIAAFFAKEKPSWQR; this is encoded by the coding sequence ATGTATAACACCATAACCCTGGCCACTGATGACCGGGGCGTCGCGACGCTGACACTGAACCGTCCAGAAAAGCACAATGCGATGTCCGGTGAGATGTTGCAGGAACTGAAAGCCGCCGCAGCCGCGCTGGCAAAGGATCGATCAGTTCGGGTTGTCGTCCTCACGGGTGCCGGCAAGAGTTTTTGTGCGGGTGGGGATCTGGGTTGGATGCAGGCGCAAATGACTGCGGATGCCGAAACGCGTGGGCGCGAGGCGCGGGTGCTGGCCGAAATGCTGATGGCCATCAACACTCTGCCGCAGCCGGTTATTGGCGCGATCCAGGGCAATGCGTTTGGCGGCGGTGTCGGCATGGCCTCTGTCTGTGACGTCGCGATTGGCGCGGATCATATCAAGATGGGCCTCACTGAAACCCGGCTTGGCCTGATCCCCGCCACCATCGGCCCCTATGTTGTCGCCCGTATGGGCGAGGCGCGGGCGCGTCGTGTCTTCATGTCAGCGCGGCTCTTTGATGCAGGCGAAGCTGTTGATCTGGGGATTCTCGCCAAAGCGGTTCCGGCGGCAAATCTGGCGGCTGCCGTAGAGGCAGAAGTGAGCCCCTATCTGAGCTGTGCGCCAGAAGCGGTGGGGGCTGCCAAGGCTCTGGTGCGCGATCTGGGGCCAAAAATAGATGACACTGTCATTGATCACACAATTTCTGCGTTGGTTGAGCGTTGGGAGGGCCGGGAGGCACCTGAGGGGATTGCAGCGTTTTTCGCAAAAGAAAAGCCCAGCTGGCAGCGCTAA
- a CDS encoding NADH-quinone oxidoreductase subunit A, with amino-acid sequence MEEMLREYLPILVFLAVAAGLGIVLILAAVVLAVRNPDPEKVSAYECGFNAFDDARMKFDVRFYLVSILFIIFDLEIAFLFPWAVGFKDMSDAGFWSMMVFLAVLTIGFAYEWKKGALEWE; translated from the coding sequence GTGGAAGAGATGTTGCGGGAATACCTCCCGATTCTGGTGTTTCTGGCCGTTGCGGCCGGGCTTGGAATTGTTCTTATTTTGGCGGCAGTTGTGCTGGCCGTCCGCAATCCGGACCCTGAGAAGGTCAGCGCCTACGAATGCGGTTTTAACGCATTTGATGACGCACGGATGAAGTTTGATGTCCGGTTTTACCTGGTTTCGATTCTGTTTATCATTTTCGATCTGGAAATTGCCTTCCTGTTTCCTTGGGCCGTCGGCTTCAAGGATATGAGCGATGCAGGTTTCTGGTCGATGATGGTGTTCTTAGCAGTGCTGACAATCGGTTTTGCCTATGAGTGGAAGAAAGGGGCCCTGGAATGGGAGTGA
- a CDS encoding NuoB/complex I 20 kDa subunit family protein produces the protein MGVMTGANTAGVDKEVVTQALNAELQDKGFLLTSAEDIINWARTGSLHWMTFGLACCAVEMMHTSMPRYDAERFGIAPRASPRQSDVMIVAGTLTNKMAPALRKVYDQMPEPRYVISMGSCANGGGYYHYSYSVVRGCDRVVPVDVYVPGCPPTAEALLYGLMQLQRKIRRTGTLVR, from the coding sequence ATGGGAGTGATGACCGGAGCCAATACGGCTGGCGTGGACAAGGAAGTCGTCACCCAGGCCCTGAACGCAGAGCTGCAGGATAAAGGGTTTCTGCTGACATCTGCCGAAGATATCATCAACTGGGCGCGCACCGGCTCGCTGCACTGGATGACCTTTGGTCTTGCCTGCTGCGCGGTTGAGATGATGCACACCTCTATGCCGCGCTACGATGCGGAACGTTTCGGCATCGCACCACGTGCATCTCCACGTCAGTCGGATGTGATGATCGTTGCGGGTACACTGACCAACAAGATGGCGCCCGCTCTGCGCAAGGTCTATGACCAGATGCCTGAGCCGCGCTATGTGATCTCAATGGGATCCTGCGCCAATGGTGGCGGCTATTATCACTACAGCTATTCTGTGGTGCGTGGCTGTGACCGGGTTGTGCCGGTGGATGTCTACGTGCCTGGTTGCCCGCCCACGGCAGAGGCGCTGCTTTACGGTCTGATGCAGTTGCAGCGCAAAATCCGCCGCACCGGCACACTTGTGCGCTAA